The genomic interval ATGGCGATGGCGGGCCCATCGAAGTGGTGCCGATCCATGATGGCGGCGTAGGTCACTTCGGCGCTCCGCCAGCCCGCGCTTGACGCTTCGTCCATTCCGGCGAGGCACGCCTCATCCTTCGCCCGTCGGTCCCCGGCCGTGGCCGCGCGGCCGTGCGCGTCCAGCGTATCCGCCCTGACACGCGCGTACAGGAAGTCGTGGAGGTTGAGCCGCTGGTCGCTGTGCAACTCGAACGCTCTCGAAGCCGCCACGAAGCTGGGCGGGGCGCCGTCCGCCTGCGCGGTCGCCTGCGCGGGCAACACAGACGCCAGGGCCGCCACGAGCCCGACTCGCGCGCAGAGAACCGCACACCGAGCACGCACACCCTCAACGGTGCCGGATTCCATGGCGGCTAACGCAGAACCCACTACTCTGCCTCTCGCCAGCTTCCCATCGCCTCGTACTTGGCCCAGCGCGTGGCGCGGCGTTCGTCCGCGGACATGGCGACGAGTTCGTCGAGGTGCCGCACGAGCGCCTCGTGCACTGCATCCGCGGCCTCGCCCGGGCCGTTGTGCGCTCCCCCCTGAGGCTCCGGAATCACCTCGTCGACCACGCCCAGCTCGATCAGGTCCGGGGCCGTGATCTTGAGCGCCTCCGCGGCCTGGTCCCGCCGGTCGGCGGTCTTCCATAGTATGGCGGCGCAGCCTTCCGGCGAGATGACGCTGTATACGGAGTTCTCCAGCATGAGGATGCGGTCCGTCACGCCCAGCGCGAGCGCCCCCCCGCTGCCCCCCTCTCCGATCACCACGGACACGAGCGGCACCCCGAGGCCCGCCATCTCGAGCAGGTTGCGGGCGATGGCTTCGGCCTGCCCACGCTCTTCCGCGCCCAATCCGGGATACGCGCCCGGCGTGTCGATGAGCGTCACGACGGGGTGCCCGAACTTGTCGGCCTGGTGCATCAGCCGAAGCGCCTTGCGGTAGCCCTCCGGGTGGGGCATGCCGAAGTTGCGGCGCAGGTTCTCCTTCATGTCGCGGCCCTTCTGGTGGCCGATGACCATCACCGTGCGCCCGTCCAGCCGCGCCCAGCCACCCACGATCGCCTCGTCGTCCCGATACGCGCGATCGCCGTGCAACTCGGTCCAGTCCTCGAACACCATGTCGATGTAGTCGAGGGCGTAGGGGCGCTTGGGGTGGCGGGCGAGCTGCACGCGGTTCACCGCGGTCATGTTGCGGTAGACCTCTTCCCGCTGCTCGGCGAGCTTGACCTGGAGGACCTCCAACTCGGCGCTCACATCCAGCTCGTGCTCGCGTGCCATGCGCTGCAGCTCGGTGATCTGGCGCTCCAGCTCCGAGATGGGGCGCTCGAAGTCCGGCTGGCCGACGACGATGTCGCCGTTGGGGGCGGAGTCGGACGTCATGCGTCTGCTCGGACCGCGGTGAAATCGCTCATGGGTCTGGAAATGAGGGGCCCCGCGAAGGTTCGCGCAAGCGCGGGGGTCGCGCCCGCGCTCGCGGAACGGCGGGATTGCACGCTGCGGCCCGGGCGTCCTCCCCGGCCGCAGCGTGCGGAAACGGCTTCCGTCCTACGCGGCCGCCGCTTGCGCGGAGGGCGCCCCGTAGATTCCGCCCACGACGGCTCCGTAGATCAGGTGCCCGACCAGGGCGCCCATGGCCATGGAAGCCGACCCGGAGAAGAAACCGAGTCCCATCATGGGCATGAGAACGACCTGCAAAACCAGGAACGGCGCCAGCGCGAAGAGCGCCCCTCGTGCCACCGGCGGGCCGGGCAGCTTGCCGGCCACCGAGCCGTAGATGCCGGCGAGCACGATCCCGATCATGAAGTGGGCGATCCAGCCCATCATCGCGTTGTCGGCCATGAATCCGGCGAGCATGTCCGCGGGGTTCATGGGCGGCATGCCCATCATGGGTGCGATCTTTGTCGCCACCAGCGTCATCACGGCGGTTCCGACCACTCCGGCGAGCGCAGCACGTCCCAAGTTCGTGTTCATGTGCCCTCCAACAAAGGGTGCGGACCGGCGCACGCGGGGTCTCCGGTGGCGGTCACTCGCGGGCGTTACCGTCAACGCGCCGCATCGAGTCGAGGAAGGCGAGGGAACGTCTCCGGGTTCCTGTAGGGGTGGGGCGAGCCCGCCGCTACACGCCTTCCACCCGCACGAGCCGTACGTGCTCGTCGCCGAAGAGCGCGCGCAACTCCGCCATCAGCACGGGCGTCACGTCCACGCGCAGCGAGCGCGAGCGGAAACGCTGCACTTCGCCGCCGTTCCCGTTTTCGCGGCGCCAGAGCAGCGTGACCGGG from Gemmatimonadota bacterium carries:
- a CDS encoding acetyl-CoA carboxylase carboxyltransferase subunit alpha, with the protein product MTSDSAPNGDIVVGQPDFERPISELERQITELQRMAREHELDVSAELEVLQVKLAEQREEVYRNMTAVNRVQLARHPKRPYALDYIDMVFEDWTELHGDRAYRDDEAIVGGWARLDGRTVMVIGHQKGRDMKENLRRNFGMPHPEGYRKALRLMHQADKFGHPVVTLIDTPGAYPGLGAEERGQAEAIARNLLEMAGLGVPLVSVVIGEGGSGGALALGVTDRILMLENSVYSVISPEGCAAILWKTADRRDQAAEALKITAPDLIELGVVDEVIPEPQGGAHNGPGEAADAVHEALVRHLDELVAMSADERRATRWAKYEAMGSWREAE
- a CDS encoding DUF6789 family protein, which produces MNTNLGRAALAGVVGTAVMTLVATKIAPMMGMPPMNPADMLAGFMADNAMMGWIAHFMIGIVLAGIYGSVAGKLPGPPVARGALFALAPFLVLQVVLMPMMGLGFFSGSASMAMGALVGHLIYGAVVGGIYGAPSAQAAAA